In Oscillatoria acuminata PCC 6304, a single window of DNA contains:
- the rfbC gene encoding dTDP-4-dehydrorhamnose 3,5-epimerase: protein MIFRETNLEGAWIIEPELLTDNRGFFARTWCQQEFEDQGLNSALVQCNISFNSKAGTLRGMHYQIPPHGETKLVRCTQGAIYDVLIDMRPQSPTFSQWIGVELTAENHRMLYIPDGFAHGFQTLVDHTEVFYQMSEFYHPESARGVRWNDPAFGIKWPTANSLIISDKDSSYADFVG, encoded by the coding sequence ATGATTTTTAGAGAAACCAACCTAGAGGGTGCATGGATTATTGAACCGGAACTGTTAACCGACAACCGGGGATTTTTTGCGCGAACTTGGTGTCAGCAAGAATTTGAGGACCAAGGGTTAAATTCTGCCCTCGTTCAGTGTAATATATCCTTTAACTCAAAGGCGGGAACCCTGCGCGGGATGCATTACCAAATCCCTCCTCATGGCGAAACCAAATTAGTCCGATGTACTCAGGGGGCGATTTACGATGTGCTCATCGATATGCGTCCTCAATCCCCCACGTTTAGTCAGTGGATTGGAGTAGAACTCACCGCAGAAAACCATCGAATGCTTTACATCCCAGACGGATTTGCTCATGGATTTCAAACCTTAGTTGATCACACCGAAGTCTTTTATCAAATGTCAGAATTTTATCATCCAGAAAGTGCGAGAGGGGTGCGATGGAATGATCCAGCATTTGGGATAAAATGGCCGACTGCCAATTCCTTGATTATTTCGGACAAAGATAGTAGCTATGCAGATTTTGTGGGATGA
- a CDS encoding cation diffusion facilitator family transporter, which yields MATDNRVEVRRVLLITLGLNLVVMGTKALVGTLTGSLSLLADALHSVTDGANNILGLVTNHFASPHPDREHPYGHQKFDALGALGIAAFLGVACFEILSSAIERIFIGGGTPVEVSSRELWILLGVLGINIFVAFYERRVGRRIGSSILIADSKHTMGDVWVTIMVMAGLIAVTFASRWPWLQWVDVILAFPVALLVFKSGWEVLADNLPWLVDKMAIAPEAIHEITMQVPGVLNCHDIASRGVVGRQVFIEMHLIVDAQDVETAHAITEEVEARLQGRFSPARILIHIEPPSYQSPEISYAPESPHSLE from the coding sequence GTGGCTACAGATAATCGGGTTGAAGTTCGCCGGGTACTCCTGATTACCCTAGGTTTAAATTTGGTGGTGATGGGAACTAAAGCGCTTGTGGGGACCTTGACGGGTTCCCTGAGTTTGTTGGCGGATGCGTTGCATAGTGTCACCGATGGGGCCAATAATATTTTGGGTTTGGTGACGAATCATTTCGCCTCTCCCCATCCCGATCGCGAACATCCTTATGGACATCAAAAGTTTGATGCATTAGGGGCCTTGGGGATTGCGGCCTTTTTGGGGGTAGCCTGTTTTGAAATTCTCAGCAGTGCGATCGAGCGCATTTTTATCGGGGGTGGAACCCCAGTGGAAGTTTCCTCCAGAGAACTGTGGATTTTGCTGGGGGTGTTGGGAATCAATATTTTTGTCGCTTTCTATGAACGTCGGGTGGGTCGGCGGATTGGCAGTAGTATTTTGATTGCTGACTCTAAACATACGATGGGCGATGTTTGGGTGACGATTATGGTAATGGCGGGGTTAATTGCAGTCACCTTTGCCAGTCGCTGGCCTTGGTTGCAATGGGTGGATGTGATTCTAGCTTTTCCCGTGGCCTTGTTGGTGTTTAAAAGTGGGTGGGAAGTATTAGCGGATAATTTGCCTTGGTTGGTGGATAAAATGGCGATCGCCCCGGAGGCAATTCACGAAATTACCATGCAGGTTCCCGGGGTGCTCAACTGCCACGATATTGCCTCTCGGGGAGTGGTCGGACGTCAGGTTTTTATTGAAATGCATCTGATTGTTGATGCCCAGGATGTAGAAACGGCTCATGCCATTACCGAGGAAGTGGAAGCGCGGTTACAAGGGCGATTTTCCCCGGCCCGGATTTTGATTCACATCGAACCACCTAGCTATCAATCCCCGGAGATTAGCTATGCGCCGGAATCTCCTCACTCCCTGGAATAG
- the rfbF gene encoding glucose-1-phosphate cytidylyltransferase — MQVVILAGGLGTRLAEQTEVKPKPLVEIGGRPILWHIMKLYAHYGFKEFFIALGYKGEAIKRYFLDYYPLNGNMTVNLTQGQVHVHNSDSEDWTVNLIETGLDTLTGGRVKRLQPWLNNQPFMVTYGDGVSNINLQDLWAFHRSQGRLATLTAVRPPARFGGIIFEGNLVAKFTEKPQIGEGWINGGFLVLEPGIFDYLEGDQTSLEAEGLERLAEAGQLAAYRHEGFWQCMDTLRDVRLLESLWEGGNPPWKVWD; from the coding sequence ATGCAAGTCGTTATTCTAGCAGGGGGTCTAGGTACTCGCCTCGCTGAACAAACCGAAGTCAAGCCTAAACCCTTGGTCGAAATTGGGGGCCGACCTATCCTTTGGCATATCATGAAACTCTATGCCCATTATGGGTTTAAGGAGTTTTTTATTGCCTTGGGGTATAAAGGGGAAGCCATCAAGCGTTATTTCCTAGATTACTATCCCCTGAATGGAAATATGACCGTGAATCTGACCCAAGGTCAAGTTCATGTTCATAACAGTGACTCGGAAGATTGGACCGTAAATCTGATTGAAACCGGACTTGATACCCTTACCGGAGGACGAGTCAAACGTTTACAACCTTGGTTGAACAATCAACCTTTTATGGTCACCTACGGAGATGGGGTCAGTAATATTAATCTCCAAGACTTATGGGCTTTTCATCGGTCGCAGGGGCGACTTGCCACCTTAACGGCGGTTCGTCCTCCCGCCCGATTTGGGGGGATTATTTTTGAGGGGAATTTGGTGGCAAAATTCACGGAAAAACCTCAAATTGGTGAGGGTTGGATTAATGGAGGATTTCTGGTTTTAGAACCGGGGATTTTCGATTATTTAGAAGGGGATCAAACCAGTTTGGAAGCGGAAGGATTGGAACGGTTAGCAGAAGCGGGTCAGTTAGCCGCTTATCGCCATGAAGGCTTTTGGCAATGTATGGACACGCTGCGGGATGTGCGGCTGTTAGAAAGTTTGTGGGAAGGGGGGAATCCACCTTGGAAGGTATGGGATTAA
- a CDS encoding cephalosporin hydroxylase family protein, whose product MKLIIDTDTQQLIQEIDGKQICLDLYSKQSFELISQQWVKVGWNQKYPYTFSWMGRPIIQLPEDMIRIQEAIYRVQPDVIIETGVAHGGSLIYYASLCKAIDKGRVIGIDIEIRPHNRKAIEAHELFPYITLVEGNSIEPELVHQVKSTVKPGETVMVILDSCHTKAHVLAELEAYADLVTPGSYLVATDGIMKEVSDVPRGQAEWHCDNPTAAAAEFVQQHPEFILKQPEWPFNESELTENVTHWPEAWLQRKESI is encoded by the coding sequence ATGAAATTGATAATCGATACAGATACCCAACAACTCATCCAAGAGATTGACGGAAAACAGATTTGTTTGGATTTGTATTCTAAACAATCCTTTGAACTGATTTCTCAGCAATGGGTGAAAGTGGGATGGAATCAGAAATATCCCTATACTTTTAGCTGGATGGGAAGACCAATTATCCAACTCCCCGAAGATATGATCCGGATTCAAGAAGCGATTTATCGAGTGCAACCGGATGTGATTATAGAAACCGGGGTAGCGCATGGGGGGTCGTTAATTTATTATGCCAGTTTGTGTAAAGCAATTGATAAAGGGAGAGTGATTGGGATTGACATTGAGATTCGACCCCACAACCGCAAGGCGATCGAAGCTCACGAACTTTTCCCTTACATTACCTTAGTAGAAGGTAACTCCATAGAACCGGAACTCGTCCATCAGGTTAAATCGACGGTGAAACCGGGAGAGACGGTGATGGTTATTCTCGATTCTTGCCATACAAAAGCGCACGTTTTAGCCGAGTTAGAAGCCTACGCAGACTTAGTAACCCCCGGTTCTTATCTGGTGGCAACTGATGGAATTATGAAAGAAGTGAGTGATGTACCTAGGGGTCAAGCCGAGTGGCATTGTGATAATCCAACAGCGGCAGCAGCAGAATTTGTTCAACAGCATCCTGAGTTTATATTAAAACAACCGGAATGGCCGTTTAATGAAAGTGAATTAACGGAAAATGTGACCCATTGGCCTGAGGCTTGGTTGCAGAGAAAAGAATCAATTTAA
- a CDS encoding class I SAM-dependent methyltransferase, producing MSGLLNPCRSCGETGLELILSLGETPLANRLLTADQLREPEPKYPLDLAFCPHCTLVQITETVPPEQLFREYVYFSSFSDTVLENAQIIATRLIGDRHLSSDSLVVEIASNDGYLLQNYHQQGIPVLGIEPAVNIATVAQNKRGIPTLSEFFGETLAQQLKQEGKQADLIHANNVLAHVPDLNGFVSGINILLKEHGIAVIEVPYLKELIDRVEFDTIYHEHLCYFSLTALDCLFQRQGLVIVAVEQLPIHGGSLRIFVQKERIGLNGRSAQVMELLEAEKIWGVNQLEFYQSFRQNVEDLRQNLLNLLAELKNQNQKIAVYGASAKGSTLLNYFGIDKNIIDFVVDRSKIKQGRYTPGTHLPIYPPEKLLELIPDYVLLLTWNFADEILQQQAEYRQLGGQFILPIPEVKIL from the coding sequence ATGAGCGGTTTATTGAATCCCTGTCGTTCCTGTGGGGAAACCGGGTTAGAATTGATTCTGTCCTTGGGGGAAACTCCGTTAGCGAATCGGTTGCTCACCGCTGACCAACTTAGGGAGCCGGAGCCAAAATATCCCCTAGATTTGGCCTTTTGTCCCCATTGTACGCTAGTTCAAATTACTGAAACGGTTCCGCCTGAACAACTATTTCGGGAGTATGTTTATTTTTCTTCGTTTTCCGATACTGTGTTGGAAAATGCCCAAATAATTGCGACTCGGTTAATAGGCGATCGCCACTTATCTTCTGATAGTTTGGTCGTAGAAATTGCCAGCAATGATGGTTATTTGCTTCAAAATTATCATCAACAAGGAATTCCCGTCCTGGGTATCGAACCAGCGGTTAATATTGCCACCGTCGCCCAAAATAAGCGAGGGATTCCTACTCTGAGTGAGTTTTTTGGAGAAACCCTCGCCCAGCAACTCAAACAAGAGGGAAAACAAGCGGACCTCATTCATGCCAATAACGTTCTCGCCCATGTCCCGGATTTGAACGGCTTTGTTTCGGGGATTAATATTCTTCTGAAAGAGCATGGCATAGCAGTAATTGAAGTACCTTACCTCAAAGAATTAATCGATCGCGTCGAATTTGATACCATCTATCATGAACATCTCTGTTACTTTTCTCTAACCGCCCTGGACTGCCTATTTCAGCGACAGGGATTAGTAATTGTAGCGGTTGAACAACTGCCGATTCATGGGGGTTCCCTGCGGATATTTGTACAGAAAGAACGCATCGGGTTAAATGGGCGATCGGCTCAAGTTATGGAACTACTGGAAGCCGAAAAAATTTGGGGCGTTAATCAGCTAGAATTTTACCAGAGTTTTAGGCAAAATGTTGAAGACTTACGTCAAAATCTCCTCAACCTCCTGGCAGAATTAAAAAATCAAAACCAAAAAATTGCCGTTTATGGAGCCTCCGCTAAAGGCAGCACCTTACTCAACTATTTTGGAATCGATAAAAATATTATCGATTTTGTCGTGGACCGCAGTAAAATCAAGCAAGGTCGATACACGCCGGGGACTCATTTACCGATTTATCCTCCCGAAAAATTACTAGAATTAATCCCCGATTATGTGCTGCTTTTAACTTGGAATTTTGCCGATGAAATTCTCCAGCAACAAGCAGAGTATAGGCAGCTAGGTGGTCAATTTATTCTGCCGATTCCTGAAGTGAAAATTTTGTAA
- a CDS encoding NAD-dependent epimerase/dehydratase family protein, whose product MKKVVVTGSTGFIGQHSLPLLLERGYEVHAVSSQPINSSNPAVHWHQANLLEPAEISRLMFQVKPSHLLHFAWFAIPGKYWTALENFQWVQGSLSLLQEFARSGGQRVVMAGTCAEYNWDYGYCSEKVTPLVPKTLYGRCKNSLQSLLDAYAGQTGISSAWGRIFFAYGPHEYGDRLVPSVIRSLLQGKTAPCSHGNQIRDFLYVKDVADAFVSLLESPVSGPINIASGQPVTLKDIIYQIAEILNRSELIELGVIPTSATDPPLLVGDIGRLRDELCWQPQFSLNQGLNEAVTWWKNQTEA is encoded by the coding sequence ATGAAAAAAGTTGTAGTCACCGGAAGCACCGGATTTATCGGCCAACATTCTTTACCCTTATTATTAGAGCGAGGGTATGAGGTTCATGCGGTTTCTTCTCAACCCATCAATTCTTCTAATCCAGCAGTGCATTGGCATCAAGCTAATCTGTTAGAACCGGCAGAGATATCCCGGTTAATGTTCCAAGTTAAACCCAGTCATTTATTGCATTTTGCTTGGTTTGCGATACCGGGAAAATACTGGACTGCCTTAGAAAATTTTCAGTGGGTACAAGGGAGTTTAAGTTTATTACAAGAATTTGCCCGATCTGGAGGACAGCGAGTGGTGATGGCTGGGACCTGTGCCGAGTATAATTGGGACTATGGATATTGTTCCGAAAAGGTGACGCCGTTAGTTCCTAAAACCTTGTATGGACGGTGTAAAAACTCCCTTCAGAGTCTGCTGGATGCTTATGCGGGACAAACGGGAATCAGTAGTGCCTGGGGACGAATATTTTTTGCGTATGGACCCCATGAATATGGCGATCGCCTCGTCCCCTCCGTCATTCGTTCCCTGTTGCAAGGAAAAACTGCACCTTGTTCTCATGGGAACCAAATTCGAGATTTTCTCTATGTTAAAGATGTAGCGGATGCCTTTGTAAGCTTGTTAGAGAGTCCAGTTTCTGGTCCAATTAATATTGCATCCGGTCAACCCGTTACCTTAAAGGATATAATCTACCAGATTGCAGAAATCCTGAATCGGTCCGAGTTGATTGAACTCGGAGTTATTCCCACTTCTGCCACTGATCCCCCCCTACTGGTGGGGGATATCGGTCGGTTAAGGGATGAGCTATGTTGGCAACCCCAATTTAGTTTAAATCAAGGATTAAATGAAGCAGTCACCTGGTGGAAAAATCAGACAGAGGCATAG
- a CDS encoding GDP-mannose 4,6-dehydratase, whose protein sequence is MGLNAKGDSRSETLRDRRFWQDRPTLISGATGLVGGWVVKQLLELGADVVCLVRDWVPQSELVRSQGIEQVKIVRGDIQDQSLLERAMGEYEIDTVIHLAAQTIVAIANRNPISTFEANIAGTWSILEACRHSPTVKQIILASSDKAYGEAQQLPYNEETPLIGRHPYDVSKSCADLIAQAYAKTYDLPVAITRCGNFYGGGDLNWNRIVPGTIRAVLRGDRPIIRSDGQYIRDYFYVEDGAAAYILLAQELAQNRDLRGQAFNFSTETQVTVLELVEQILTLMGSDLKPDIRGEASNEIRYQYLSAAKAKKILNWHPLFSLKDGLERTIDWYKIFLGVGG, encoded by the coding sequence ATGGGATTAAATGCAAAGGGCGATTCTCGTTCCGAGACGCTACGCGATCGCCGCTTTTGGCAGGATCGTCCGACCTTGATTTCAGGGGCCACCGGCCTGGTTGGGGGTTGGGTGGTCAAGCAATTACTGGAGTTAGGCGCGGATGTGGTTTGTCTGGTTCGCGATTGGGTTCCTCAAAGTGAACTGGTCCGCAGTCAGGGGATTGAACAGGTCAAAATTGTTCGGGGGGATATTCAGGACCAATCGCTATTAGAACGGGCGATGGGAGAATATGAAATTGATACGGTGATTCATTTGGCTGCACAAACCATTGTGGCGATCGCCAACCGTAATCCGATTTCTACCTTTGAGGCAAATATTGCCGGTACTTGGTCGATTTTAGAAGCTTGCCGCCATAGTCCCACGGTGAAGCAAATTATCCTGGCTTCATCGGATAAAGCCTATGGAGAAGCCCAGCAACTCCCCTATAATGAAGAGACTCCTTTAATCGGGCGACATCCTTATGATGTTAGTAAATCCTGTGCGGATTTAATCGCCCAAGCCTATGCTAAAACCTATGATTTACCTGTAGCAATTACCCGATGTGGGAATTTCTACGGAGGCGGGGATTTGAATTGGAATCGCATTGTGCCGGGAACAATTCGGGCAGTGTTACGCGGCGATCGGCCTATCATTCGTTCGGATGGTCAGTATATTCGAGATTACTTCTATGTAGAAGATGGGGCTGCCGCTTATATTCTTTTGGCCCAAGAACTCGCGCAGAACCGAGATTTACGGGGTCAAGCCTTTAATTTCTCCACGGAAACTCAAGTCACGGTGTTGGAATTGGTCGAGCAAATTTTAACCTTAATGGGTTCCGATTTAAAACCCGATATCCGAGGGGAAGCCTCTAATGAAATTCGTTATCAATATTTAAGTGCAGCTAAAGCTAAAAAAATACTGAATTGGCATCCGTTATTCTCTTTAAAAGACGGATTAGAGCGCACGATTGATTGGTATAAAATATTTTTAGGAGTAGGCGGATGA